In one Paenibacillus sp. JQZ6Y-1 genomic region, the following are encoded:
- a CDS encoding N-acetylmuramoyl-L-alanine amidase family protein yields MNKKHNWILGLLLVLFMLVLPTAVHAADQAHINLNGKSIDVPSNVQITSVKGSVMVPLRLVVEQLGYKVTWSGSTQTATIKQGKTVVALTANSTTANVNGNAVDLEAAPFVKGGTTLVPLRFLSENTGATVKWDNSSKTVYLTTPSTSTPTSGNTTNGSTTTPTSGNTTNGSSTAPTSGTTASSNAMVDSISFSDNRMTITVEGNVTPKSSSLTSPDRIVLDLPKTALSAAFLNGQQMSVGDVGKVDVTGYPQVSGIRYSLFSDSPSAVRVVLDLTAAQKYKVITDTPGVIIVELDGNATAGGTTGTTTGQNGSTDNGSTPVPVTPGSGPGDDGKKVVVIDAGHGGSDPGAISITKKNEKDFTLAVVLKIQALLQQEPDIDFVLTRSDDSYPTLPDRVKIANNLHADVFVSIHGNSTSSAVSPSGTEIYYTRADSVSFAQMVHDHVVQALGLPDRGIHAKSLHVTRETTMPAVLVEAGYLSNAGDESLMYSDEFQQKLAQAVVDAIKQYLNVQ; encoded by the coding sequence ATGAACAAAAAACACAACTGGATACTGGGATTGCTGCTGGTTTTATTCATGCTAGTGCTGCCGACGGCAGTGCATGCAGCGGATCAGGCGCATATCAACCTCAATGGCAAAAGTATTGACGTGCCTTCCAATGTGCAGATTACCAGCGTCAAAGGCAGTGTCATGGTGCCATTGCGTCTCGTCGTGGAGCAGCTCGGTTATAAAGTAACCTGGTCTGGTTCTACGCAGACTGCCACAATCAAGCAAGGTAAGACTGTGGTAGCACTGACTGCGAACAGCACGACAGCGAATGTCAACGGCAATGCGGTGGATCTGGAAGCTGCTCCTTTTGTCAAAGGCGGTACGACGCTAGTGCCACTTCGCTTTTTGAGCGAAAATACTGGTGCAACCGTCAAATGGGACAACAGCTCCAAAACGGTTTACCTAACCACACCGTCTACATCGACACCAACAAGTGGCAACACAACGAATGGTTCGACGACAACGCCAACGAGCGGGAACACAACGAACGGTTCGTCAACTGCGCCAACGAGCGGGACGACAGCTAGCTCCAATGCGATGGTGGATTCGATTAGTTTTAGCGATAATCGGATGACGATTACAGTGGAGGGAAATGTAACGCCTAAGTCTAGTTCACTGACCAGCCCAGATCGAATCGTTCTTGATCTGCCGAAAACGGCATTGTCCGCAGCTTTTCTGAATGGACAGCAAATGAGCGTTGGGGATGTCGGCAAGGTCGATGTGACTGGCTATCCACAAGTATCGGGTATTCGCTACTCGCTGTTCAGCGATAGCCCATCTGCGGTACGTGTCGTGCTAGATCTGACTGCTGCACAAAAGTACAAGGTGATCACCGATACACCGGGTGTCATCATTGTTGAACTGGATGGCAATGCAACAGCGGGTGGTACAACAGGTACGACTACTGGACAAAATGGTTCCACCGATAATGGCTCCACACCTGTACCTGTTACTCCAGGTTCGGGTCCAGGCGATGATGGCAAAAAAGTCGTTGTTATTGATGCAGGTCATGGCGGTTCCGACCCAGGTGCAATCAGTATCACGAAGAAGAACGAGAAGGACTTCACACTGGCAGTCGTTTTGAAAATTCAAGCGCTGCTGCAACAAGAGCCGGATATTGATTTTGTGCTTACGCGCAGTGACGACAGCTATCCGACCTTACCGGATCGCGTCAAGATCGCCAACAATCTACACGCCGATGTGTTCGTTTCTATTCATGGCAACAGTACATCGTCAGCAGTGTCGCCAAGCGGTACGGAGATTTATTACACTCGTGCTGACAGCGTAAGCTTTGCCCAGATGGTACATGATCATGTGGTGCAGGCTCTAGGGTTGCCAGATCGCGGTATCCATGCGAAAAGTCTGCATGTTACGCGTGAGACGACCATGCCTGCTGTACTGGTGGAGGCTGGTTATTTGAGCAATGCAGGGGATGAATCGCTGATGTACAGCGATGAATTCCAGCAAAAGCTCGCTCAAGCAGTCGTGGATGCTATCAAGCAATATTTGAATGTGCAATAA
- a CDS encoding SH3 domain-containing protein, protein MKRKLITLLTAAVLLTSAPDISQAAVTTVPIGKVNMPVNFRSGPNTDSTVYSTLQPGTSIKVLRQVNNYWLRVKVGVKTGYVSASYIDYKPSADWATVKSSTSTATGSATITSGSASGNGTVTNASSSVPVTTTGSSVVTSSSPVSTPPTTSVSNNDATSAAPAPSAVNAPGTGLVEKGVNFRAEPTTGSAVLRVLPAGEVFSALEQPSAAWIKIKDKDGVTGYVSADYVSYTLPASQTAVLSEVPSQTVDQVEEQPFNPPASSFSFPTLSTGSPLDEASADRIIANALALQGVTQYGFGKNEAPTLFDCSSFTRYVFGLEGIDLAWGTRYQKDVGIEVERGQWQKGDLLFFSGGDPNVITHVGIYGGDNKLIHNSPSLNGITISNLDLQYWVDHYVTARRILR, encoded by the coding sequence ATGAAAAGAAAGCTCATTACACTGCTCACTGCTGCTGTATTATTAACTTCCGCTCCAGACATTAGTCAGGCGGCAGTAACGACCGTACCGATCGGTAAAGTGAATATGCCCGTTAACTTCCGCTCCGGTCCTAACACAGACAGCACCGTGTACAGTACACTTCAGCCGGGAACAAGCATCAAAGTACTGCGTCAAGTGAACAACTACTGGCTGCGTGTCAAAGTCGGTGTCAAAACAGGCTATGTGTCTGCTAGTTATATCGACTATAAACCGTCCGCAGATTGGGCAACGGTCAAGAGCAGCACTTCAACCGCGACTGGGTCGGCTACCATTACCTCTGGCAGTGCATCAGGCAATGGTACAGTGACCAATGCGTCATCATCCGTTCCGGTGACAACGACAGGCAGTAGTGTTGTCACATCGTCCAGCCCTGTTAGCACGCCGCCAACTACAAGCGTTTCCAATAATGATGCTACTAGCGCAGCCCCTGCACCGTCTGCGGTGAATGCACCCGGAACAGGGCTTGTGGAAAAAGGCGTGAATTTCCGCGCGGAACCAACGACGGGGAGTGCGGTACTTCGTGTATTGCCTGCGGGAGAAGTATTCAGCGCATTGGAGCAGCCTAGCGCAGCTTGGATCAAGATCAAGGATAAAGACGGTGTAACGGGATATGTATCCGCAGATTATGTATCCTATACGCTACCTGCTTCGCAGACCGCCGTGCTGTCGGAAGTGCCATCGCAAACAGTGGATCAAGTGGAAGAACAGCCATTTAATCCGCCAGCTTCATCCTTCAGTTTCCCTACACTATCGACCGGTTCACCGCTCGATGAAGCATCTGCCGACCGTATTATTGCAAATGCACTTGCGTTACAGGGCGTGACTCAATATGGCTTCGGCAAAAATGAAGCGCCGACTCTGTTTGATTGCTCCTCCTTTACCCGTTATGTATTCGGGCTGGAAGGTATCGATCTGGCATGGGGAACGCGTTATCAGAAAGATGTTGGCATCGAAGTGGAGCGCGGTCAATGGCAGAAGGGTGATCTGCTATTCTTCTCCGGCGGCGATCCTAACGTGATTACGCACGTAGGTATTTACGGCGGCGACAACAAGCTGATTCACAATAGCCCAAGCCTGAATGGAATTACGATTTCCAACCTTGATCTGCAATATTGGGTGGATCATTATGTAACAGCGCGCCGGATACTGCGTTAA
- a CDS encoding ATP-binding protein: MNIDPKAPAIDWEYVVQNLKSSVTIADARKPNCPLVFVNSHFTDLTGYTREEAVGYNCRFLQGEDTDPEAVQAFREALATRTSVTIEILNYRKDGTSFWNEVNLDPIFDQNGECHYFVGIQFDITKRKEAELQVLKAKDQAESANVAKSRFLANISHEIRTPLNGIIGMTELILLNEVEEDLRDNMKIVQNSAETLLTLINDILDFSKAEAGKMNLESIEYNLYELMDMTIKAHRPLTLEKKINLNLHIGHNVPQLVYGDPHRLKQVLNNLISNAVKFTRQGAVDVYVNGAADNGEEIQLHFRVKDTGIGIAAKDLGKLFQSFSQVDDSQSREFGGTGLGLVISQQIVELMNGEITVESEQGQGSTFQFTIPVRYPAISSRRSDASTVVKKLSESVARQPKHVDAPDKASARLNVLLADDDRISCIITSRMLNKLGYYVDVVDNGLEVIRMLEQDDSYDLVLMDIQMPVMDGLESTYAIRNSTTIKNRNIPIIAVTANAFKDDEDNVIAAGMNGALSKPVQIERLAELGQQLEKQRYK; encoded by the coding sequence ATGAATATAGATCCTAAAGCACCAGCAATTGACTGGGAATATGTAGTGCAAAATTTAAAATCGTCTGTCACGATTGCGGATGCGCGCAAGCCCAATTGCCCGCTCGTATTTGTGAACAGTCATTTCACGGATCTGACCGGTTATACCCGCGAAGAAGCGGTCGGTTATAACTGCCGTTTTTTGCAGGGCGAGGATACCGATCCAGAAGCCGTTCAAGCATTTCGTGAGGCATTAGCAACACGAACATCCGTAACAATTGAAATTCTAAATTATCGCAAAGACGGCACTTCCTTCTGGAACGAGGTCAATCTGGACCCGATTTTTGACCAGAATGGAGAATGCCATTATTTTGTTGGTATTCAATTTGATATTACCAAACGTAAAGAAGCCGAATTGCAGGTTCTCAAAGCCAAAGACCAAGCAGAAAGCGCGAATGTCGCCAAAAGCCGGTTTCTTGCCAATATCAGTCACGAGATTCGTACACCACTAAATGGGATTATCGGGATGACCGAGCTGATTCTGTTGAATGAGGTAGAGGAAGATCTGCGTGACAATATGAAAATTGTGCAAAATAGTGCGGAAACGCTGCTAACGCTAATCAATGATATCCTTGACTTCTCCAAAGCCGAAGCAGGCAAGATGAACCTCGAAAGTATCGAGTACAATCTGTACGAGCTGATGGATATGACGATTAAAGCGCATCGTCCGCTTACATTGGAGAAAAAAATCAATCTGAATCTGCATATTGGTCATAATGTACCGCAATTGGTATACGGTGATCCGCATCGTCTCAAGCAGGTTCTTAACAATCTGATCAGCAATGCCGTCAAATTCACACGCCAGGGTGCAGTAGATGTATACGTAAATGGGGCTGCTGATAACGGTGAGGAAATCCAACTGCATTTTCGAGTGAAGGATACCGGTATCGGTATTGCTGCCAAGGATCTGGGCAAGCTCTTCCAAAGCTTTAGTCAGGTCGATGATTCACAAAGTCGTGAATTTGGCGGTACTGGTTTAGGTCTGGTCATCAGTCAGCAGATTGTAGAGCTGATGAACGGCGAGATTACTGTGGAAAGCGAACAGGGACAGGGGAGTACCTTCCAGTTTACGATTCCTGTACGTTATCCAGCGATCTCCAGCCGACGCAGCGACGCAAGTACTGTTGTGAAAAAGCTATCAGAGAGTGTTGCCCGTCAACCGAAGCATGTAGATGCACCGGACAAAGCATCTGCTCGTCTGAATGTATTGCTTGCAGACGACGATCGGATCAGCTGCATCATCACGTCCCGTATGCTGAATAAGCTGGGATATTATGTTGATGTAGTCGATAACGGGCTGGAAGTCATCCGTATGCTAGAGCAGGATGATAGCTATGATCTGGTGCTGATGGATATTCAGATGCCAGTGATGGATGGTCTGGAATCGACCTATGCAATCCGTAATTCCACTACAATCAAGAATCGAAACATTCCTATCATTGCTGTGACCGCCAATGCGTTCAAAGATGATGAGGATAATGTGATCGCCGCTGGAATGAACGGTGCATTGTCCAAACCGGTACAGATCGAGCGTCTTGCCGAATTGGGACAACAATTAGAAAAGCAAAGATATAAATAA